The sequence gagtaggggttgggtgctatattgtaatgtgATACTTACCCTTATGACTAATGTTcctagtgcttagggctggtacctacctaataactctcaattaatatgtaccgggaagcggtcttGGGCTAGCTCAACTTGGTGCCGGGCCTCTGAAGGAATGCCTGGTCACCTGGGGGATCTAcaatgaccgtgaagcggtcctagctatcctgatcttgatcctgaggcccctggagggaaataacctcggtaggtgtacggggtgagaattaataatgccgattaattagtgtaacacaattcaggcggcactggacccgctttatttacaaccagGTTAACTTATGTATCtagggtacttacagcttatgtacttaatattaaccacactacacaaatgcacaaatacttatcacAGTTAtcgatatttatattgatcgggccctgaaggggccAACGCGGATGTTCCTATCTTAATAAAGGGAAGGAATACAGGGTACAGGAGGTCGGGCGAATACCGGTGGTACGTGTGGATTTGTTCCAGGATTTGTGGAGTGTAGTTGTGTTGATAAGAACGTGTGGCTGAGGGCCGGTGTGTGTTCAGCgattgtatagttcggtacACGGCCGCTTTAAACTAGGCGACCCAGGCGTCCGTGTATTCCGGGGAACCTCGATCCGCTAGTAGGCGACCCACAGCGTAGGGAGGACGGTGTAGTGAGAACAGTGTGCGTGAATAGatacttagatagatagaggTGCAGGGAAGGATATCGGGAACGGACTGATCACTCGCCGGAGCAGGAGGTGACGAATGGTGCCCGGGCGGCAGTCTGACGGCTATTTATAGgcgggtcgccccgcgccccttgtattctccgGAGTCGTCTGTGTGGTGCCCCACCTCGTCTTGCGGGCGCTCTTGCGGCTTCGGAATGTGAGTAGGTGCGGTGGATGGTTTGGTAACGGCTCGTTACATTCTCCCCCCTCAGCAGGAGAATTTTTAcctggtaaaaattcacaggtTATGTAGATACATACAAGAAAAAATCAAGAGAAAGGTGCATGTACTGGTGCATTTGTTTACAACAGGTTCCTACTTTATCATCTGGATTCaggatacattttatttactaagaCATTTGTTTCaggttaatttatatttataatattattaacgtTGGAAAAAAGATTACACGGTATTGTCCATGAGCATTTCATCCCTGCTTGGTGCCGGTAAATTCGGACGGAAACGGTATATTATATTCGGGATTCTTTTCTCCATAAAAGatgtgaatattttgtttttacaagACATGAGCAATGATAAAATGCATGGTTGgatttacttacattgtagGCTATGTATGTACAACTTATTGAGTACTGATATGCATTTTCCTGGTAATTACATTAGGTATACGGTTTCAGCTTTTCGGTATTTtcattacaaataaattaaaatttaatatttatacggcATGTGCCCTTGCGCTGAAATTTACTCGGTCGGTTTGACACTTGACAACTAAAATTCTAACCTGTGTACGTTCACAGAGTAACGTATTGGGCTGCGttcaaaaacattacaatCCTTATTCTAAGTCTGAGCTACATTTTGCTTGTGACTTGGATGCAAAAAGGTggatgttataagtttaacatgtctgtgtgtctattatttactagtattatattatactacgGACGGACGGTGTAAAATGTGTGCATTTGCGTTTACATTTTTacctatttctatattttcaaTATAGGTTGGGGTTTTTCggttgtatatttataattaaattacaaattgtACATAATAAGGTTTATACGGTACGGTACGGGATGAATAtacaaatgttttaactttttacggCTATTTGTCTTCAATCTTCATTATGTTGATGATTGAGGGTAGGTTTGGAATAATCGGTTCGTTCGGCATCGCATGAGTACTGCGGCTAGGCACATCTGGCGATGGGTGATGACGTCGTCGGTAGGTTATTACTGCTTCGGTTCGGTGGAATTTGGTTGCGGCGAgtttgatgacgatgattTTAGTCGTTCTTTGTACTTATTCATATGATGAAGAACATCTTTGTACATCCCGGGCCAGTAATATGTTTCGGCAATGCTTTTTAGGATTTTTCCCGTGCTTCGGTAACCTGTTGTTGTCGGTTCGTTAAGGTGTTGTTCGATAATCGACCTTCTCTTCAATGTCGGAACGCATAATTTCCACTGCGATTGTGCATTGATCTTGACCCCGTACCTCGGATTTACAATTCGTTTATGGAGTGAGCCGTTTTTGATTGTGAatgttgggtcattttcaGGTGATTTTCGGGTTTCGGTCATTTTCCTCTCGAACCATCCTTTTCGTTCCTGGATTGGAGCTGTGTCGGGATATCTTGGTGGATGTTGTTggttatgttttttcttttgcttGCAGGATTTTGACTTTCTTGGGattttgattatattattgtctGGTGGCGTTGATTCTGGTGCGACGACTTCGGTGACTTTCGGTGTATTTTCGGTGTTGTTGTGCCAGACTATTGTGGCTCCTGCTTTTCTTAGTAGGTCTATCCCTATGATAACTAGGTTTGGTGGTGAATAAGCTGGTAGTACGAAGAGTTCGTGTGTTAATTTTCTCTGCCGTATCTCGATTTCTGGGTCTATTTTGAGTTTCACGTCCATGACTCTGCCATCAGCGGCGGTTACTCGCATCCCTGTGACTTTTTCAGTGTCGGCGTTTTTCGAGTTCTCTTCATAAATGTTTCTACTGATGTAAGATCTGGTGGAGCCTGTGTCGATTAGAGCTCGGTATGTGATGTTCCCTATTTTTACGTTTTCGAAGATTCGATATTCCGGTTGGGTTTCTTCGGCGGTTATGTTCGTGTCTCCGAACTTGCTTTCTCTTCTGCAGCAGTTGCGCGTTAGTCTCCCGAGGACTCCGCATTGGCTACAGAACAGTACTTGCCTGCCCCGGCATTCCTTGTGTGAGTGGCCTGCTTTGCCGCAGTTCCAACAGCATGTGGTCTTGTCGTATTTTTCGTGAATTCTACGCGGTTCTGGTGATCTTTCAGGATTAGTTTTTGGTGTCTGCTGGTGTCGGTCTGGTCGGTGATTCCACTGTTGAGATGAAgattcttctgtgatctgttcGTACTCGGCTGCCTGTTTGATTAATTCCCCGAGGCTGGTGAAGTCTTGCTTCTTGATGTAGTACTTGTAACTCGCGTTCATGTTTTCGTACactctttcttctttttcgGTTTTGGTCATTTTTCCGTACCTTCTCATCAGGGTTTGTATGTCGGTCAGGTAATTGACGAAAGATTCACGGTGGTGTTGTTTTCGTGCGATGATCATTTCGAGCAGGTTCTTCTCGTATCCCGCCGGGTAGAAAAAGAGTTTGAATTCTTCTAGGAAGTCCTCCCACTTTTTCCAGTTGTCAGAGTTGTTCCTGTACCATAACAGCGGTTTACCTCTTAGTACTTTAGGTAGTACCTGGAGTAATCGGTCCTGCGGGACGTCACCTGACGACGTCAGTTCATCCAAACGCTCGATGAACTCAACCGGGTCGCATGCGGTGTCGAACGATATATTCCATTCCCTCACGATGGACGACAGGTTCAGCTGGCTCGCGGTTCTGGTCTGGTCTTCGGATGTCATCTCGAAGGTCTCCTCCTCTTCTTCTCTGATGTGGTCGGACAGCTGCTTCCTCAGCTTGTCTACGGTTAAATTTACGGTCGGTAGTTTCCTCTCCCTACtttcccttattaattccTCTTTACTAAGGTTATAAATCCAAGAAGTTGGCATTTGATGctgtatatttacctactataaaacGGGGCCAGTTTGTAATCGGTTactataacttaaataaaaatgaccaacaaaaaattatctgttctttacttttgaattgtaatttttgttaaacggggtcggtcggtcggttgtcggtctatttttagaacaatTACGCGGGTAGATAGTTAAGTTGAACGGTTAGTCGGTCGGTTGGTTATTTCTAGtgatttatgatttattacggggggctaaataatattaaatattgatgAGAATTAGTGGATTTtacgttgggcgccaaatgtaatgtagcagctcagcaggagctggtctggatcaccggggagcgacccctgggcgaatcgacctgcctggcctcccccgagagtaggggttgggtgctatattgtaatgtgATACTTACCCTTATGACTAATGTTcctagtgcttagggctggtacctacctaataactctcaattaatatgtaccgggaagcggtcttGGGCTAGCTCAACTTGGTGCCGGGCCTCTGAAGGAATGCCTGGTCACCTGGGGGATCTAcaatgaccgtgaagcggtcctagctatcctgatcttgatcctgaggcccctggagggaaataacctcggtaggtgtacggggtgagaattaataatgccgattaattagtgtaacacaattcaggcggcactggacccgctttatttacaaccagGTTAACTTATGTATCtagggtacttacagcttatgtacttaatattaaccacactacacaaatgcacaaatacttatcacAGTTAtcgatatttatattgatcgggccctgaaggggccAACGCGGATGTTCCTATCTTAATAAAGGGAAGGAATACAGGGTACAGGAGGTCGGGCGAATACCGGTGGTACGTGTGGATTTGTTCCAGGATTTGTGGAGTGTAGTTGTGTTGATAAGAACGTGTGGCTGAGGGCCGGTGTGTGTTCAGCgattgtatagttcggtacACGGCCGCTTTAAACTAGGCGACCCAGGCGTCCGTGTATTCCGGGGAACCTCGATCCGCTAGTAGGCGACCCACAGCGTAGGGAGGACGGTGTAGTGAGAACAGTGTGCGTGAATAGatacttagatagatagaggTGCAGGGAAGGATATCGGGAACGGACTGATCACTCGCCGGAGCAGGAGGTGACGAATGGTGCCCGGGCGGCAGTCTGACGGCTATTTATAGgcgggtcgccccgcgccccttgtattctccgGAGTCGTCTGTGTGGTGCCCCACCTCGTCTTGCGGGCGCTCTTGCGGCTTCGGAATGTGAGTAGGTGCGGTGGATGGTTTGGTAACGGCTCGTTACACTATGATTATTATGTCTCAATGATTTTCACTGATTATTGTAAACCAGCTTATTGTGACCACATTCTttgcaataaatgattttgatttgatttgatttgatttgatttcaCAGTGTACTGCGTCGCTGTATTGCTGTTGTTACGAGATGCTCTccagcaacaacaaaatggcggaggAAGAGGAATAAACTGAGAGGGATTCAgcatttttaatttgtaagaTTTTTTAATCAAGAAGTTTTCTTTTCCTTTCGACTTCTGTGAGCGTGGAACTGGAACTGGGCTCGCATATAGAATAGATAGGGAAGGCGCGCTTCTttgtcgccgccgccgccgcgccgccgccgccgccgcctcgactCTCGTGTAGTGGGCGGAGCACCTTAGGTATTTCGactcacatattattatgagcaGCAGCCACCAAATGATaacacacaataaaaaaaaatacaatttattcaTATTAGGTATAACTCTACAAACGcaatcataaattaaaaacaataactaaaaaacattttgatattaagtaaattttgaaGTCCAAGGCTCGCATTTCGCGTTCAATTTTACATCATTGAGTAAAAACAGCTCCTCGTATATATCACTACCACGAAGTAAAAAACTGAAACAAAAGGTAGGTAAAAGTTAGGTTAAACACGGGTTTCATGACACCATGTGTCTTATATTCTGTatctacgagttttgaaaattcatgaaaataaaaaaatattttccatagaaactttgttgtcacgtgatttttttactaaggaaaacgtttttttttctgcAGGCGCCCGATTTGCAGAAAATGTAGGCATAACCTTGCAGACcacatttatgtaaaaaagcTATTTGAGTACCAAAGTACTAAATGTGCGCTTTTTGCAATTAGTGATTCAGCTCATTCATCTAtcacaataaatacttacctatttaatttagtaaatGTAAGAAAAATACTCACTACACGCAATGATGAAAGATACTGCACCCCAGATCCGGCCGCGTATCAGATACACGATAAACGATATGATCATCAATATGATACTGATGAGgataatgaaataatatatttgtactAATATTGGAATGTCCTGAAAATAACAGACCCGCATTAGACAAGAACTAAAACAATTTATacgtatatataatataattatgtacatgtaggtattttattaaagaaaGTCACTCaagaacggctgaaccgatctGGCTGAAactgatcagttacgatcactgaagctagctcgactacggacgcttcgctATTGGTTGACTGTTACGTATACTTACAGCATGAAGCCCAATCAAGAGTATTATTGACAACACTATCCCCGTGCCCAGGGTGGGGTATATCACGCCGTCGTAGTGTTCGTCATGGTGGTACAAGTTCAGTGTTCCCACGCCAATGATGGAACATATCTAGAAATAATGTTAGaaacttacttataataataatatgtggggacaatcttacacacggccatccgaccccaagctaggcagaacctgtgttatgggtatcggacagctgatatatctacacaaatacatagatagatacatattaattataaatatcaacacccaagacccgagtacaaatatctgtatttaaacaaatatctgccacagccgggaatcgaacccgggaccttcggcatagcagtcagggtcactaaccactacgccattcgaccgtcaacgACCGTCAACGACCGTCACTTCCATGGCTGGCTTCAtcacgacctatcacgtgcccactgctggggcacgggtctccttccaatgaaggaagggttttaggtcTAGCTCACCACGCTGGTATAGTGCGGGTCGGTGGAtaccaacacaagcaagctggTGTTGAGACTgttgagagagttgtcgggtaagtgggcaacccgactgtccgatgttttcaagctgcccgaaggcctctgactaggcttagcGACTGGCTTATAAAGGGAGAAATTGTACTCCGGTGACAGTCGCTGGTAGGTCATCTGTACTCACCAGGCTGATCCAGCCGAAGATGATGCAGCCCATTTTGAGGTCCGTGCATATGCAGTCGCTAACACGGGGTAAGGGCAGGTGGTCGTCACACATGATGACTGCTTCTCACACTACAGTGTCAGCTCAACAATAGGTATGGGTAGGTGTATCGGCGATGGTTATGggctaaaatattttaattaaaaatcttaaatagaaacaaaattaatgtAGGTCTATTGATGAGAAAGTTTGTGAGATAAGCAACATGATTCTGTATCGCGGAAAATCGacaaaaattatgtatttacataaaattatagaGTAATTGGCTTTTGGATGGGTTTTTGAATCCAAATATTGGGGTTCAAAtaattcccacgggatttTTTAAGGAGATGATGGAAGATGAACACGAGATAAAATATCACATTATGAGTAATCCATTTGCACATAGCTTAAGCTAATAAGTAGGAACTTATACAAATTTATTACCTGATTGgataaaataactattttattttctatttatacGTCcgttatcaaaataaatatgtattatagtTTGATTATAGTAGTCTTTGataaattatcatattttaaaagaaaaaaaactgtatttatCTTTGGTAACTGCATTAGACCTAAGAAGAATGACAGGGCTAAATTTATGGGTTAAGAGAGGTTTTATTCTGAGCTTTAGGCAATATTTATGGCTGAATTATAATGTAACACTCCTTCAGAAGGCCTTTGTCCAGAGCAGTAGGCTGATGATGCATAATGATGATGAGGATTGTGATGATTTGATTGTGAAGGTGCTTACTAGCAGGATTATTTACTCTTACACTTACTTTTAATGATCCACCCGACGACATTGATCCACCAGTAAAGGCTGATTATAAAACTGTGTAATGCTCGGCtgtcccatttcaaaacacagtaaccgccaactttaaaaaaaaacgggtctttgatttatacattattttaggcgataccgcacaaaactgcattgtcagaatatcaaaaaaccgcttagaaacgaaaataaaatttctaaaaacctagtaactccaccctgcgaaatcaaaaatgccacgaaaaccatttcaaaacatagtaagagccaccaaccattttaaaacacagtaagtgaaaatgacttactaggttttaaaatggtcaatggcgcttactaggttttgaaatggtcagcaaaggacaattttcgtccgttaattttagtaagtcacaaatggcatacattattactaacacttttttcgaacaaaatatcagacatttcagaacctgtatctttgcaccaatgaaacctagagagttgaattaaaagtagaacataagtaaattttgtcttctttataaaagctatAGAAAGTTTcaaatagggctagtagaaaggttctaacGAGAAAGGAGACctgcataaacaaaaaaaaaacaagttataaaactgatttttagatagaaatttaggaaatattgtctaattgaaggcagccataaataattttcatgttagagccttctgaatatggctatttaattcatttacataaaacaaaaaaacaaacataaaaatatgcccgtatttcagctattacttatagtgccgtcgtgtaaaagtgctgcaaaattggatttataatatgtgaaggatcccaaacatataaaaaatgaaattattacgcaattattgcaatttcaatatacttaacttgtcttaaatgacacaataatggcccttactaggttatgaaatggtcagtgagggcggttttagggtgagaaaaccatataaaacctagtaagtgttttcttttgtgcattacagcaacaattttagtcatatttaaatgaaatagtattgtacgtatataaagcctaggttctgccgcttcttttaagcttacatttgttcagatatctatcatagttttaccagggcattgaaatgaaggtacaaaaacgttttttggctctcctgaacattttgtctcatggctgttactgtgttttaaaatgggacagccgTGCTGTTTCGAACATGTATTATTTGCATCACTTTCACATCTATCTATCACACCTACGGGTATATAAATAATCGAAGCACATACCCCGCTATATATTGCCAATTACTAAACAGTGGGCAAAGTGTTTGATTCAGATTAAATGTAGAATATGTAAACTTAGCTTCGTCACCCTACCCATGATTGGGAAAgattagaaaataataattataaaaataattaaaaatataaagtatatttcacaaaaaaatgcGTCAATACATTGAAGAAGGCAACTTAAAAACcagtatagtaaaaaaaaatattatatctctcggtaaataactaataatacATGGTGTAGAAGCAACTCCTAGTATACACCACCACTATGAAGTTATAAgctgtaattaaaatattaaaaaataggtTACGtgctacatattttatacctattgctaggtacctactacctatatATTGATATTATGCAAAGAGAAGTCTTTTCAGATGTTAAAGGAACTATGTAGAATAATTTAACGTACCACCAGTAACCACGACGGACATGGATGCGATAACATCACGATCAATCACGAACAGAACAAACGATATCACGCATAGCAGAACGAAGAACAAGAACACGAAATAGTATATTTGTACGAGCAGAGCTGTGtgctgaaaacaaaagtttaggTACAAGTATAATCTTTTcaccaccaacccgcactaggccagcgtggtggactaggcctaaaacccttccttcattggaaggagacccgtggcCCAGacgtggggacgtgatgggtcttGATGATGAGataaagaggggtgttatatgTTTAACGTGCCTGTGTATCTGTGGTAGCATAGTTCCGAAACGGCTAAATttattttcgatttgttttttttgggcCATAGGTTATGTTACCCATATTTTACcaaaatcggtttagccgtTTACAAGTTTCGCTACTTTTAGATTTGAATATCGGGAGTTTTTAACACATGACCCTAAAAAGCAAAATGAAAATCAGTTCAGCCCTTTgagagctacgctaccacagataGATACACACATAGATACAGACaaagacacgttaaacttataacacccatcTTTCCTACGGGTGTTAAAACGTAAAACAATCTTTGCTTCTTAACTGTTTTGTTTTCTTACCGAATGCAGTCCAACCAGCAGTAGGATACTCAGTACTATTCCGACTCCCAGAGTGGGATACACTATGGAGTGGTGGTATGCGTTGTCACTGTAACTTCTCAGAGTGGAGATACCCAGTATTGCTAGCACCTGGGATGAAATTAGCGCTTAATATTATTCAAGTACAACATAGTGGCATTTGATAAATAATCTTACTGAAGGTAGGTTCATAAGTAGGATATTATCAGCTGTTAGATTGGCTAAATATGGTTATAATTATGGTCTAAGAATGGCAagatcataaaatttaatataaatatgataatatAATGTAAGGATGCAAAAGTAAAGGAAGGGTGAGAACGGAGTTCTATCGGGTTACGTATCCCATAATCTTTCAAATTAGTCCAGCGCACCCCGGGCAGTTAGGACTTACGCTACTCAGACCACGGGTTCAAACTTTAGCTCCACAATTTGTCACCGATTCGCTAAGAGGATCGAAGATCTTGCCTACCAATTGAGTCCAGCCCCATATCAGGCAGCCTGTCTTCAGCTCGGTGCAGAGACAGCGCTGCATCCGCGGCAGGGGCAGGCGGTCGTCGCACATCTTGTCTCTCAGAATAGTCGTCGCACATCGTGGCTCTCAGTAAAGAAATACATAGCTTTCTGAGGTTTACATGCTCGGTTTCGGTGGCAGGTTTGTCTATTAAATTTGCTGTTTAACTTGAgtagtgataaaataaaattcaatagaaatacaaaataaactttcCCGAGCACATTCCCGAGATGTTATTGATAAACGTTGATAAACgtatagtcgtttgcaatagaatccaacaatcatgtaaacaaaccaaattgtcacgattactccgtaatcacatacatttgacgatcaattatgaacatagtctaatttcaacgaacgcaccattgttttcacattatcttcaacacgatttaacttgtatttataagttaaatttgttaaaacatttgcaacgtaaaaatttcgaagtatttgaca is a genomic window of Plutella xylostella chromosome 18, ilPluXylo3.1, whole genome shotgun sequence containing:
- the LOC119692733 gene encoding uncharacterized protein LOC119692733 isoform X2, yielding MCDDRLPLPRMQRCLCTELKTGCLIWGWTQLVLAILGISTLRSYSDNAYHHSIVYPTLGVGIVLSILLLVGLHSHTALLVQIYYFVFLFFVLLCVISFVLFVIDRDVIASMSVVVTGAYNFIVVVYTRSCFYTMYY
- the LOC119692733 gene encoding uncharacterized protein LOC119692733 isoform X1, which produces MCDDRLPLPRMQRCLCTELKTGCLIWGWTQLVLAILGISTLRSYSDNAYHHSIVYPTLGVGIVLSILLLVGLHSICSIIGVGTLNLYHHDEHYDGVIYPTLGTGIVLSIILLIGLHADIPILVQIYYFIILISIILMIISFIVYLIRGRIWGAVSFIIACIFYFVVVIYTRSCFYSMM